A DNA window from Rhineura floridana isolate rRhiFlo1 chromosome 11, rRhiFlo1.hap2, whole genome shotgun sequence contains the following coding sequences:
- the MSANTD3 gene encoding myb/SANT-like DNA-binding domain-containing protein 3, whose product MQNSEVIKPAKYFSEVEKSVLLALVEKYKYVLECKKSDARTIALKQRTWQALAHEYNSQPSVSLRDFKQLKKCWENIKARTKKIMAHERRDKVKRSISPLLSNHILGKDKIASMVPEQVYFLQSPPEEDSEYQPEASSQEPFTVINRELCDEEKELVHFQVCEGTSQSEPSCSAVRITGNKNFRSKTAQESDLKKMHEEEHHQQMSILQLQLIQMNEVHVAKIQQIERECEMAEEEHRIKMEVLNKKKMYWERKLQTVTKEWPVSSFNRPFPNSP is encoded by the exons ATGCAAAACAGTGAAGTAATAAAGCCGGCCAAATACTTCTCTGAAGTGGAGAAGAGTGTGTTGCTTGCACTAGTTGAGAAATACAAATATGTACTTGAGTGTAAAAAAAGTGACGCAAGGACTATTGCGTTGAAACAACGGACCTGGCAGGCACTTGCTCATGAATATAATTCTCAACCAAGTGTATCACTACGAGACTTCAAGCAGCTGAAGAAATGCTGGGAGAACATCAAAGCACGGACAAAGAAAATAATGGCACATGAAAGACGAGACAAGGTAAAAAGGAGTATTAGCCCACTTCTAAGTAATCACATCCTCGGAAAAGACAAGATTGCCAGCATGGTACCTGAGCAAGTGTACTTTTTACAGAGTCCACCAGAAGAAGATTCTGAATATCAGCCTGAAGCTTCCAGCCAAG AACCTTTCACGGTTATAAACAGAGAACTGTGTGATGAAGAGAAAGAGCTTGTACATTTCCAGGTATGCGAAGGAACCTCACAGTCAGAGCCCTCCTGTTCAGCAGTCAGAATAACAGGCAATAAAAATTTTAGAAGCAAGACTGCCCAAGAAAGTGATCTTAAAAAGATGCATGAAGAAGAACACCATCAGCAAATGTCTATCTTGCAGCTGCAGTTGATCCAAATGAATGAAGTGCATGTGGCAAAGATTCAACAGATAGAGAGGGAATGTGAGATGGCTGAAGAGGAACACAGAATCAAGATGGAGGTGCtcaacaaaaaaaaaatgtactgGGAGAGGAAACTTCAAACTGTTACAAAAGAATGGCCGGTCTCATCTTTTAACAGACCATTCCCTAATTCACCCTAG